Proteins encoded by one window of Cloeon dipterum chromosome 4, ieCloDipt1.1, whole genome shotgun sequence:
- the LOC135944784 gene encoding SET and MYND domain-containing protein 4-like, protein MAEYLILEVSDKLLQHLDNVQEGKSGEELMNELNAIPEDRERVESVKAILRNFQLPELKVQNKKIPECVETEYLESARISMLTHDLEFALAKVNKGLAHIPSDQEGLRAKALTVRSEILLRMRQFNACASDVHAALACTLDPESQIKLKNKLDLCLKYMAKAAQPTKQEADSGDTEREICELAARMTVTDCGKLAVSTANPLVPCVSDALKLEVDSENKIHRFVATREIKAGEILISEEPLVSFLNPDQLDRCCSCMHHALNLIPCDTCQWEVYCSEKCKAEAKDLHSKECALMPALQSAGVQFNMLNLMKLKLAHDITKCQRDDQLGYTKPLLSSDPNSLFLQRPILSENKAMLTMFFTLWARILGYEEQSPDFDQLVLSLGELVTRLSAATFSIDQVVPFGGYLGEDSNSAVGLGVYPVTALVSHACSPNTTTFSLGRRLIMQATRLITAGSLVTQCLYPEVDFLKIGRALRQSLLQDACFQSGGLECKCEACEQNWDTLDKLDSCDPQDQEVAMLVEAPLTTDLLPYAFLKAEEMEMRKETHTKEFHMLQERIRMAVAKQGNVSNIKPKHALVALDEIFVE, encoded by the exons ATGGCCGAATATCTGATTTTGGAAGTTTCAGACAAGCTTCTTCAGCACTTGGACAATGTCCAGGAGGGAAAGTCAGGCGAGGAGCTGATGAACGAGTTGAACGCGATTCCAGAGGACAGAGAGCGCGTCGAATCCGTCAAAGCCATCCTCAGGAATTTCCAACTTCCTGAGCTGAAGGTGCAGAATAAGAAGATTCCGGAATGCGTCGAGACCGAGTACTTGGAAAGTGCAAG aatttCCATGCTCACTCACGACTTGGAATTCGCTTTGGCGAAAGTGAACAAAGGTCTGGCCCACATCCCAAGCGACCAGGAAGGCCTCAGGGCCAAGGCCCTGACCGTCAGGTCGGAAATCCTGTTGCGAATGCGTCAGTTCAACGCCTGTGCCAGCGACGTGCATGCTGCTTTGGCCTGCACATTGGACCCTGAGTCACAAATCAAGCTGAAGAACAAGCTCGATCTGTGCCTCAAATACATGGCCAAAGCGGCGCAGCCAACCAAGCAGGAGGCTGACTCTGGAGACACTGAGCGCGAAATTTGCGAACTGGCGGCCAGAATGACGGTCACTGACTGCGGCAAACTGGCCGTAAGCACCGCTAATCCGCTCGTTCCGTGCGTCAGCGATGCTCTGAAGCTGGAGGTCGACTCGGAGAACAAGATCCACCGCTTCGTGGCCACCAGAGAGATCAAGGCAGGCGAAATTCTCATATCTGAGGAGCCACTGGTCTCGTTCCTCAACCCTGATCAGCTGGACAGATGCTGCTCCTGCATGCATCACGCCTTAAACCTCATTCCGTGCGACACGTGCCAATGG GAGGTGTACTGCAGCGAAAAGTGCAAGGCTGAAGCCAAGGATTTGCACTCCAAAGAGTGCGCCCTGATGCCAGCTCTGCAATCGGCCGGCGTCCAGTTCAACATGCTCAACTTGATGAAACTAAAGCTGGCTCACGACATCACCAAGTGCCAGAGGGACGACCAACTCGGCTACACGAAGCCGCTGCTCTCGAGCGACCCAAATTCGCTTTTCCTGCAACGTCCTATCCTGTCTGAAAACAAGGCCATGCTGACAATGTTCTTCACTCTGTGGGCCAGGATACTCGGCTACGAGGAGCAGTCACCAGATTTCGACCAGCTGGTGCTTTCCCTGGGTGAACTCGTGACGAGGTTGTCTGCTGCGACGTTCAGCATCGACCAAGTGGTTCCCTTTGGCGGCTACCTGGGCGAAGACTCAAACAGTGCAGTCGGACTTGGGGTCTACCCTGTCACGGCTCTGGTGAGCCACGCCTGCTCGCCAAACACCACCACCTTCAGCCTTGGTCGACGCTTGATCATGcag GCGACTCGTCTGATCACTGCTGGCAGTCTGGTAACCCAGTGCCTCTACCCTGAAGTTGACTTCCTGAAAATAGGTCGGGCCCTGCGCCAGAGCCTCCTCCAGGATGCCTGTTTCCAGTCTGGAGGGCTCGAGTGCAAGTGCGAGGCTTGCGAACAGAACTGGGACACGCTGGACAAGCTGGACAGCTGCGACCCCCAAGACCAGGAGGTGGCCATGCTCGTCGAGGCGCCCCTGACCACCGACCTGCTGCCTTACGCCTTCCTCAAGGCCGAGGAGATGGAAATGCGCAAGGAGACGCACACCAAAGAATTCCACATGCTGCAGGAACGCATCAGAATGGCCGTCGCCAAACAGGGCAACGTGAGCAATATCAAGCCTAAACACGCCCTGGTCGCTCTTGATGAGATCTTCGTGGAGTAG